The Myxocyprinus asiaticus isolate MX2 ecotype Aquarium Trade chromosome 39, UBuf_Myxa_2, whole genome shotgun sequence genome window below encodes:
- the LOC127429857 gene encoding chemerin-like receptor 1 isoform X1, whose protein sequence is MVKMNQTVAQSNMTASTSNPQVKMDPLMSITIFIHCIICVLGVVGNGLVIYVTGFRMKKTVNTIWFLNLAIADFIFTFFLIFNIIYECRNFDWPFGDFMCKLNSLVTVLNMFSSTFLLAAISLDRCLSTWVVVWARTKRTVLKVKIFCLLLWLVSVACSLPLVIFRETNFNAKEQKMKCLNKYPDGLQTYKRLVMFRFVVGFLLPFIIIFASYLAIGVRVQRLRNNNKLKPFRIILAVTLAFFFCWLPFYILIFIDVRIREIISTNPPAELTRFKELLDSIRLFIFSLAYLNSCLNPILYVFMCEDFKKKLRQSLVMVFEHVFVEEHLALLSHSQSKRNTHFHTGTEMTNSLAHES, encoded by the exons ATGGTCAAAATGA ACCAAACCGTAGCCCAATCCAATATGACGGCATCAACCAGCAATCCACAAGTCAAAATGGATCCCTTAATGAGCATCACTATATTCATCCACTGCATAATATGTGTGCTTGGTGTTGTTGGCAATGGACTGGTCATCTATGTAACAGGCTTCCGAATGAAAAAGACCGTCAATACCATCTGGTTTCTGAACCTGGCAATCGCCGATTTCATCTTTACATTCTTCCtgatttttaacataatttaCGAATGCCGTAATTTCGACTGGCCTTTTGGTGACTTCATGTGCAAGTTAAACAGCCTGGTGACGGTGCTGAATATGTTTTCTAGCACTTTCCTATTGGCTGCTATCAGTCTGGACCGTTGCCTGTCCACGTGGGTGGTGGTTTGGGCCCGGACCAAACGAACAGTACTGAAGGTAAAGATATTCTGCCTGCTTTTATGGTTAGTGTCAGTTGCCTGCAGCCTTCCTTTGGTCATATTTCGGGAAACAAACTTTAATGCTAAAGAACAAAAgatgaaatgtttaaataaatatccagaTGGACTACAGACGTACAAGAGGCTGGTAATGTTCCGTTTTGTGgttggtttcctccttcccttcATCATAATCTTTGCTTCGTACCTGGCAATTGGAGTACGAGTTCAGCGCCTCCGGAACAACAATAAACTCAAACCGTTTCGTATTATCCTGGCTGTTACCCTGGCCTTCTTCTTTTGCTGGCTTCCATTCTATATACTCATTTTCATTGATGTGCGGATCCGTGAAATCATCTCTACAAACCCACCAGCTGAGCTTACAAGATTTAAGGAACTTTTGGACTCGATAAGACTCTTCATATTCAGTCTTGCCTACTTGAACAGCTGCCTGAATCCCatcttgtatgtatttatgtgtgaAGATTTCAAGAAAAAGCTCAGACAATCTTTGGTGATGGTGTTCGAGCATGTGTTTGTGGAGGAACACCTGGCTCTCCTCTCACATTCGCAATCCAAACGCAATACCCATTTCCATACTGGAACAGAGATGACCAATTCATTAGCACATGAGAGTTAA
- the LOC127429857 gene encoding chemerin-like receptor 1 isoform X2: MTASTSNPQVKMDPLMSITIFIHCIICVLGVVGNGLVIYVTGFRMKKTVNTIWFLNLAIADFIFTFFLIFNIIYECRNFDWPFGDFMCKLNSLVTVLNMFSSTFLLAAISLDRCLSTWVVVWARTKRTVLKVKIFCLLLWLVSVACSLPLVIFRETNFNAKEQKMKCLNKYPDGLQTYKRLVMFRFVVGFLLPFIIIFASYLAIGVRVQRLRNNNKLKPFRIILAVTLAFFFCWLPFYILIFIDVRIREIISTNPPAELTRFKELLDSIRLFIFSLAYLNSCLNPILYVFMCEDFKKKLRQSLVMVFEHVFVEEHLALLSHSQSKRNTHFHTGTEMTNSLAHES, translated from the coding sequence ATGACGGCATCAACCAGCAATCCACAAGTCAAAATGGATCCCTTAATGAGCATCACTATATTCATCCACTGCATAATATGTGTGCTTGGTGTTGTTGGCAATGGACTGGTCATCTATGTAACAGGCTTCCGAATGAAAAAGACCGTCAATACCATCTGGTTTCTGAACCTGGCAATCGCCGATTTCATCTTTACATTCTTCCtgatttttaacataatttaCGAATGCCGTAATTTCGACTGGCCTTTTGGTGACTTCATGTGCAAGTTAAACAGCCTGGTGACGGTGCTGAATATGTTTTCTAGCACTTTCCTATTGGCTGCTATCAGTCTGGACCGTTGCCTGTCCACGTGGGTGGTGGTTTGGGCCCGGACCAAACGAACAGTACTGAAGGTAAAGATATTCTGCCTGCTTTTATGGTTAGTGTCAGTTGCCTGCAGCCTTCCTTTGGTCATATTTCGGGAAACAAACTTTAATGCTAAAGAACAAAAgatgaaatgtttaaataaatatccagaTGGACTACAGACGTACAAGAGGCTGGTAATGTTCCGTTTTGTGgttggtttcctccttcccttcATCATAATCTTTGCTTCGTACCTGGCAATTGGAGTACGAGTTCAGCGCCTCCGGAACAACAATAAACTCAAACCGTTTCGTATTATCCTGGCTGTTACCCTGGCCTTCTTCTTTTGCTGGCTTCCATTCTATATACTCATTTTCATTGATGTGCGGATCCGTGAAATCATCTCTACAAACCCACCAGCTGAGCTTACAAGATTTAAGGAACTTTTGGACTCGATAAGACTCTTCATATTCAGTCTTGCCTACTTGAACAGCTGCCTGAATCCCatcttgtatgtatttatgtgtgaAGATTTCAAGAAAAAGCTCAGACAATCTTTGGTGATGGTGTTCGAGCATGTGTTTGTGGAGGAACACCTGGCTCTCCTCTCACATTCGCAATCCAAACGCAATACCCATTTCCATACTGGAACAGAGATGACCAATTCATTAGCACATGAGAGTTAA